From the genome of Hydrogenobacter sp.:
ATCCCGTAAAGATAAGTAAGGTAAGTTATGTCAGTGTGAAACAAGAGGAGAGAACTGTAAGAAACAGGTATTATTTAACATCGGATATATACGCTTCGGAAAAAAGCAACGTGGATGTGAAATTTGCACAAAAAACGGGAATATGCTACCGGCTTCCCCATTTTTTAAAGTCTTTAGAGCCAAGGGAGTATATGTGGACTTTAGTGTATTACTATCCTGCAGGAACGCCTGTTTACGGAAAGCTTTTGATTGACCAAGAGGGGGATACGGTATGGTTGTGCGATTTTACGCAGATAACTGGTTAATGGCTTCAGCCATAGTTGGCTTTTTGAGAGCTTGCGATGCGAGCACTATAGATTGGAAAAGCTGGGTGAAGGATAAGGTGTTGGAAGTGCCAGAGGAGATCTGGAACAAAGGAAGCGACATTCTGACTGAGGCTATATGGAGTAAGGAAATTGGAAACTACAAAAAACGTTTAGAGAAATTAACCAATCCTAAAGAAAAGAAGATCTCAGAAAAACTCAAAAAACCATACAACAGCTTAGTTTTGCCTGTTATAGGAGATTTTCACAGTAATAGTTCTTTGACAAATCCCTCATCAAAGCATACGAAAGATATAGAAAGCTGGTTCAGAGGCAAGGTTCTTGAAAATAAAAGAACCGATGAGGAGTTAAAAAAGGGTCTTGAGACGATCATCCGTAAAGAAAGCTTTTGGGAAGAACTCAAAGATCGTATCAAAAAAGCAATAAGGGAAGGCTTGTCTACTCTTGAAGAAAGTAACAGCCGGACACATAAAGCTCCACTATGCTTTTTCTGTAAGGAAAGAGAAACATACACATATAAAGGAAGATTCAGAACTTTTGACGCAATTCACTTTACTCCCCTTTCCGCAAGCTCCGAAACTCTGTCTAACTTCTTTTATAATGGTAAAAACACCCTTTACTTGTGTTCTCAATGCGAAAGGCTCCTCTTTTTCTCATCTTTAGCTTATACTAAATTTAACAACAACTACATTTTTGTGTATCTGGCGGAAAATATAGAACAGATTTACCACTTAAATAGAATGCTTTCACATCAAGGCACCATAACGAAGGACTTTTTGAGGGAAGCTGTAGCTGTAGGTCTTAAAGAGATCCGTAGTATGCAGGTTGAATATGCGTATAAGAACATATACGTGGTTGAGATAGAAAAGGTTGGAGATGCTAAAGCGAACATCCACACCTTCACTTTCAACTTAAGGCTCGTAGAGGCTTTCAACGAGCTTCTTGATGAATACCCTGAAAAGTTTCTGAAAAGCGCCTTTGACATCTTTCTTAGTTACGCATACTCTGGCAGGAGTCTTTATGAGTTTTTAGACTACATTCTGTCAGGATTCTTTTATAAAAACCGTTATAAAAATTTGGGAAGTTCATTTTCAGGGAGACTCTTAAGGGTTGGCGCAGAGCTTGATTTTTTGCCAAAAAGTTTGACTTACTTCATAAAGTTTCAAGAGTACTTACAAAAGGAGGAAACCATGCTTGAAAGACAAATTTACCAAGCGTATGAGGAAGGAAGGAAACTCAAAAGGAAGCTTTTTGAAAACCACGGTGATGACAGAGCCAAAAAGAGAGCAGAGACGCTCTCCTACAGAATACTGGAAGCTATAAGAAGAAGAGACATTGACGCTCTTCAGCAGAACTTAATAAGAGCGTACCTTGAGTTAGAACAGGAGATACCTCCAGTTTTTAGAGATACACTCTTGGAGAAAAGTTTCAATCGTGTAGCTTACGCCTTTCTGATAGGTCTAAACGGAGAGGAAAAGAAATATGAAGCTGGAGGAAAAACTTAAAAAACTCTGGGCTAAAGGTGACGGGACGAGCATAAGGGAGCATACGGACAGACTTCATTACAACCTGAAACGGTTAAGGAAACTTTACGGGGAAAGCATTGAAAGGGTACTTACTGAAAACGGCAGAAGGATCTTCTGGAACATGTTGACTCTTGCCTGTGAGTATCATGATTACGGAAAAATTTACGCACATTTCCAAAAAGATGTAGGAAATCCTGAATATCAAAATTTGAAGACAGCTTTGCCAAAAGTGAGGCACAACTTAATCTCCCCAGCTTTCTTGCCACAACTGGAAGATGAGCTTTTAAGGGATATTGTGGCACTACTTATAATTAATCATCATAAGCATAATCAAGAAAAACCAGAGACTCTAATGAAAATCCTTAGGGAAGATTTTTCCGTTGAAGACGTGTGGTATGAGCATCTGATCACAAATCACGATTACGGGATAATACATGACTACTATAGAGACAAAGAGGAAATTCAGAAAGTCTACACCCTTGCCAAGGGTTTCCTGTTGCGCATAGATCACGCAAGCAGTAGCAGTGTTGGGATAGTTGAAAATAAGCCTGTAGAGGATACGGAGGTAAAGGTCAAAACCTATCTGCAAAATAAAAACTCGGATCTTAATGACCTTCAAAGATGGGTTCTCCAAAAAAGGAACAAAAGTCTTTTGGTGGTAGCCTCCACTGGTATGGGTAAAACGGAGGCAGGTTTTCTCTTCTTAGGAAGAAAAGGTTTTTTTATTCTGCCTATGAAGACTTCCGCAAATGGTATATACATGAGAGCTGTGAGTGTATTTGGAAAGGATGCTTGCGGACTTTTACATTCCTCTTGCGTCAGTTTTCTCATCTCTGAAGATAAGGGGGATGATGTGAGCCGAAACCTTTATGAGAATGCGCTGAACGATATTGCGGAAGCCAGAAACCTTGCAAAGCCTTTAATCGTATGTACTCCTGACCAGCTTTTCCCTTTTGTCTTTAGATTTTACGGCTTTGAAAAATACCTCAGCATCTTTTCCTATGCGAAAGTTGTTTTAGATGAAATTCAACTCTACGAACCCCACACCTTAGGATTTATAGTGAGCGCTTTAAAGCTTATACACAAATGGGTAGACGGAAAAGTGATGGTAATGACTGCAACGCTACCTGAGTTTGTGAAGGGGGATTTGGATTTTTTAGAGATCTCTCCTCGCTTTTTGTTTAAGAATGTCAGGCATCACTTGAAAGTGGAGTCACAATCCATTTTAAGCGAAGTTGCTCTTGAGAGGATGGTAGAGAAGGGGAAGGAAGGAAAGGTTCTGGTAATTTGCAACACAGTTCAGAGAGCCGTTGAGGTTTACAGCAAACTCAAAGAAGGCTACGCAAAGCCGAACCTTTTACACGCAAGGTTCACACTTCAGCACAGACAGAAAAAAGAAGAGGAAATAAAAGCTTTCTTTAATTCACAATCCACAGGTATCTGGATAACTACCCAGCTTGCAGAGGTATCTTTGGATCTTGATGCTGATCTTTTATTTACCGAGCTTTCCACTGTGGACAGCCTCCTTCAAAGACTTGGTAGGGTAAACAGAATGGGTAAGAAAGATACAGGCGAACCTAACGTCTTTGTATATGTGGAGGATTGCTCAGGTATACCTCAGGTATACAGGAAAAGTCTTTTTGAAATGACAAAGGAAAGATTAAGGGATGGCTTGCTGACAGAAGAGGAAAAGATAAGGATCGTAGAGGAAGTTTATTCGGAGGAGACCCTGAAGCGTAAAGATGATAAGTATCTCAGAGATTACATAAACGCAAAGGAATATATAGAAAGCCTTTGGAATAGCTTTTCTTACATGAAGGATAGTTTTAACAAAGGGAATGCTCAAAAACTTTTCAGGGACATAGACAGTGTATTGGTTATTCCAAACAAATACAGGGATAAGGTTGAGAGGCTATTGAGGGTGTATGCAAACGCTAAAGATCCTTTAGAAAGGATAAAAAAGAGGGAAGAGATCTATAGCTACACTATAAATACACCAAGTTACTGGATGGACAGCAAGCTTTTTGCGGGACGAATTGGAGAAAAAATCTATCCACCAATTTACTTTATAAATGCAAATTATGATGAAGAGCTTGGACTTGAATACACCAAAGAAGGTGATCAGGATAACTTAGTATGATTGAAGAACTTAATACGCTTAAGTTCAAAGGTACGCAGGTTGCTTACTTTGTAGTTTGTGAAAGGAAGCTTTGGCTTTTTACTAAAGGGGTGAGCTTTGAACATACTTCTGAGAAGGTGGCTCTGGGTAAGTTTCTTGACGAAGTCAGCTTCAAAAGGGAACAGAAATTGGATCTGTGCGGAGAGCCGGTGAGCATAGATTTCATCACAACTGCCAAAGGTATAGTGATCAACGAAATAAAACATTCTGACGCATTACAAGAGGCCCACATTTTACAGGTGAAGTATTACATTTTTTATCTCAAAAACAAGGGAATCTCTGTCTCTCACGGAGTTTTACATTATCCAAAGCAAAAGAGGATAGTACGTGTGGATATAAGTAGGGAAGATGAGAAACTAATAAAGGAAGCTCTTGAAAAGATGGATCACCTTTTGTCTCTACCCAAACCACCTCAGAGGATAAATGCACCTTATTGTAAAAAGTGTGCCTACTACGAGTTTTGCTATGGGTAAAATCTACTACATCACGAGTCACGGTGAACTAAGCAGGCATGAGAACACACTGCTTTTTAAAAACTCACAAATGAGAAAGAGTATACCCATAGAGGATGTAGATGAAATCTTTATTTTTGGAGAACTTTCTTTGAACACAAAAGTGTTGAACATTCTTGCTTCTAACGGTATAGTTGTTCACTTTTTCAATTATTACGGCTACTATGCGGGCAGCTTTTACCCGAGGGAAACAAATCTATCCGGTTACCTTCTTATTAAACAGGCTCAGCACCACCTTGAGCCATCAAAAAGACTTTACCTCGCCAAAGCTTTCATTTACGGAGCCTTGCTTAATATCTCAAAAGTATACGATTTTGATGCTTCAGAATTTTACGATAGATTGGACAGAGCTAAGAAAACAAGTGAAGTGATGCAAATTGAGGGTGACTTCAGGAAATTGTGCTACCAAATTCTTGAGAAGCAAACCGGCTGGATTTTTGGTAAGAGAACAAAAAGACCTCCTCAAAACCCTCTCAACGCCTTGATCTCCTTCGGAAACTCTTTAGTCTATGCCAAAGTGTTGGGAGAAATTTACCAAACACAGCTTAATCCTACGATAAGCTACCTTCATGAGCCATCCACAAAGAGATTTTCCTTAGCTCTTGACGTGGCAGAGGTTTTTAAGCCGTTATTCTCTGATTGTTTGATCTTAAAGCTTCTGAAAGAGGGAAAGCTAATAGAAGATGCACACTTTTTACAGGAGATGAATTACGCATACCTGAGTCCAGAAGGAAGACGTATCTTCATCTCGGAATTCAACAAACTTTTAGAAGATACATTGAACCACAAAAAACTCAAAAGGAAAATTTCCCATAAAACACTCATAAAACTTGAACTTTACAAGCTTATAAAACATCTTTTGGAAGAAGAGACGTATTTACCGCTC
Proteins encoded in this window:
- the cas8a1 gene encoding type I-B CRISPR-associated protein Cas8b1/Cst1, which produces MVVRFYADNWLMASAIVGFLRACDASTIDWKSWVKDKVLEVPEEIWNKGSDILTEAIWSKEIGNYKKRLEKLTNPKEKKISEKLKKPYNSLVLPVIGDFHSNSSLTNPSSKHTKDIESWFRGKVLENKRTDEELKKGLETIIRKESFWEELKDRIKKAIREGLSTLEESNSRTHKAPLCFFCKERETYTYKGRFRTFDAIHFTPLSASSETLSNFFYNGKNTLYLCSQCERLLFFSSLAYTKFNNNYIFVYLAENIEQIYHLNRMLSHQGTITKDFLREAVAVGLKEIRSMQVEYAYKNIYVVEIEKVGDAKANIHTFTFNLRLVEAFNELLDEYPEKFLKSAFDIFLSYAYSGRSLYEFLDYILSGFFYKNRYKNLGSSFSGRLLRVGAELDFLPKSLTYFIKFQEYLQKEETMLERQIYQAYEEGRKLKRKLFENHGDDRAKKRAETLSYRILEAIRRRDIDALQQNLIRAYLELEQEIPPVFRDTLLEKSFNRVAYAFLIGLNGEEKKYEAGGKT
- the cas3 gene encoding CRISPR-associated helicase Cas3' is translated as MKLEEKLKKLWAKGDGTSIREHTDRLHYNLKRLRKLYGESIERVLTENGRRIFWNMLTLACEYHDYGKIYAHFQKDVGNPEYQNLKTALPKVRHNLISPAFLPQLEDELLRDIVALLIINHHKHNQEKPETLMKILREDFSVEDVWYEHLITNHDYGIIHDYYRDKEEIQKVYTLAKGFLLRIDHASSSSVGIVENKPVEDTEVKVKTYLQNKNSDLNDLQRWVLQKRNKSLLVVASTGMGKTEAGFLFLGRKGFFILPMKTSANGIYMRAVSVFGKDACGLLHSSCVSFLISEDKGDDVSRNLYENALNDIAEARNLAKPLIVCTPDQLFPFVFRFYGFEKYLSIFSYAKVVLDEIQLYEPHTLGFIVSALKLIHKWVDGKVMVMTATLPEFVKGDLDFLEISPRFLFKNVRHHLKVESQSILSEVALERMVEKGKEGKVLVICNTVQRAVEVYSKLKEGYAKPNLLHARFTLQHRQKKEEEIKAFFNSQSTGIWITTQLAEVSLDLDADLLFTELSTVDSLLQRLGRVNRMGKKDTGEPNVFVYVEDCSGIPQVYRKSLFEMTKERLRDGLLTEEEKIRIVEEVYSEETLKRKDDKYLRDYINAKEYIESLWNSFSYMKDSFNKGNAQKLFRDIDSVLVIPNKYRDKVERLLRVYANAKDPLERIKKREEIYSYTINTPSYWMDSKLFAGRIGEKIYPPIYFINANYDEELGLEYTKEGDQDNLV
- the cas1b gene encoding type I-B CRISPR-associated endonuclease Cas1b, whose translation is MGKIYYITSHGELSRHENTLLFKNSQMRKSIPIEDVDEIFIFGELSLNTKVLNILASNGIVVHFFNYYGYYAGSFYPRETNLSGYLLIKQAQHHLEPSKRLYLAKAFIYGALLNISKVYDFDASEFYDRLDRAKKTSEVMQIEGDFRKLCYQILEKQTGWIFGKRTKRPPQNPLNALISFGNSLVYAKVLGEIYQTQLNPTISYLHEPSTKRFSLALDVAEVFKPLFSDCLILKLLKEGKLIEDAHFLQEMNYAYLSPEGRRIFISEFNKLLEDTLNHKKLKRKISHKTLIKLELYKLIKHLLEEETYLPLNYAVCG
- the cas4 gene encoding CRISPR-associated protein Cas4; this translates as MIEELNTLKFKGTQVAYFVVCERKLWLFTKGVSFEHTSEKVALGKFLDEVSFKREQKLDLCGEPVSIDFITTAKGIVINEIKHSDALQEAHILQVKYYIFYLKNKGISVSHGVLHYPKQKRIVRVDISREDEKLIKEALEKMDHLLSLPKPPQRINAPYCKKCAYYEFCYG